Proteins from one Chaetodon auriga isolate fChaAug3 chromosome 19, fChaAug3.hap1, whole genome shotgun sequence genomic window:
- the sec16a gene encoding protein transport protein Sec16A isoform X1 codes for MQPPPRTGPPGASGPPPSGPNMFRRTRPHKHTAAATATMPPATQPMTDPFAFVRAPPPMAAGGLPTIPNSNPPPMQAPPNPMYSQACSGLPPQPHTLEDVPAAPPGPPPSSLPGVTLFNPHSAASPSLFQAPSPSGYASSSQSEQGYFNSREQTPSMATDPPLVASAPAPCQTPFNQEFQGHPPQPVPFQPVPPNATSSQWAPDHGSRPPSVQNYFQPTSDPPPQTFNLPQQTQMYPTHTPPPHHNTPTPPTQPGHPPIQAPLPIQNAVKAPASQWPDPNASQHQNSHFQTQSYFSQSSAPQDSWFSQPPQDSGYHQMGTGLGHPQPRPDSAGSQHVPNTGPGPSPAPAPAPYSQESGTLSMFFKNNDVENEETLAGERNKAVNGSPGSFQQNSSPQAYSGHADAPLDYQEPSLQDHSHLPYMIDGNHATQGIAQNPPDSQYDHVENLECVPNQEVLPSETLGSPAATAAHGVDQFETGPNLETPDSVPRPMRSASVSSNYSNMSHGSGSGTRRPQGVVGTFIQQESPRLTDEANLSAATGGYFEQIDTSPAGDAGAQQSSLEQMWPPTPSPPKPTGIFQASANSSFEPVRSHGVGVRPPEVDRAKMVAEGGADSTPGNLEQPPDNMENIYGQGHPLPPGAVGGAPHVTHPMVHSHSRPSSRAFGANRPCESPATTLWAQNDPASLGANILLAPAAPTVLAPLREPSADVIQPPEDGPLDLQPSQRIQPTSQQHSENLENPPKVSEAEPTDSQGNLGYASLLLSDSLQQPVLIAPPVSNYSVIPPSTPAQAASQSSLRESTPPVRSLTQGQGVSTSQPPSVTSNQSPLFAPGPISFSSSVSNQGPLNLTRDNTEAETSDVTAPPQSQPVRPPLSRGQSLGGDSHSALQVNPQASLVTATISNHNQQANYELLDFSMHQSQSQNQASGHPSSLHESPQSSNGFYLQVTKDAQQGLSVKGNAPVQAPASSSTPQAPPTPSQAAINTQPPPADPPKTSESQSALQGQNIAPPVAVSGAQPSHSQYPTPVQGPGAGSGPPPAAAFPPGPRGPVPPGASQQAPAEPPRPPSSAGSQQGYGPPAQVPGQMYGGYYGNYGEYPDGRAPYPPGQFPPLHGDPRAQQYYQDGAYRNRADSWYGRYEGQPSTYRDPNYQYREPQPERPSSRTSQYSDRPSSRQGYPDDYHRANRSAYSEYYADYAKHYDYGGYNYGQYDPRYRGYYDQSYWSNYDDSYRGNHYNQQMYHPRKDGYDDQWRYYPGYDASFDDDYRRRGEMYGDEFDRRSIHSEQSAHSVHSSHSQHSRRSSFSSRSQQSQVYRSQPDLVSAVYDTTSSTLAVDYSYGQYPNQTDASQNYSQYLYPSEYTADSTWIAPEQPPPRPATPEKFTIPHRCARFGPGGHLVQVLPNLPSAGQPALVDIHSMETMLQDTPEQGELRAFPGPLVKEETHKVDVIKFSQNKALECSRDNNLLDRDSARLLWDFIMLLCRQNGTVVGTDIADLLLKEHRSVWLPGKSPNEANLIDFNNEPLARAEEEPGAGPLSLLSDTFMTVPENIGKETERFRELLLFGRKKDALEAAMKGGLWGHALLLASKMDNRTHARVMTRFANSLPINDPLQTVYQLMSGRMPASATCCGEEKWGDWRPHLAMVLSNLTHTLDLDTRTITTMGDTLASKGLIDAAHFCYLMAQVGLGVFTKKSTKMVLIGSNHSLSFYQFATNEAIQRTEAYEYAQSLGSQPCSLPNFQVFKLIYACRLAEAGLSAQAFHYCEVIARTVLMQPSYFSSVFISQIIQISEKLRFFDPQLKEKPEQELFNEPEWLIHLRQLDGQIRKGVITYNEDRTTPTQFDCSSPSSDLDQPSPPEPYSMPVEVDGPTPDNPLMSSLLPGPPPQGVQLMPPAPTSILQDGMAPPQPLPSNDVPQFYPVPPSGPPGQIPISGYPPQDPGFAPPPFQPQPEQQEMYPGAHQQQFPPPLQMGQMSPHMPLQVPHSPVQMNNPPPQMPHHMPPSPGHMPPVEQLSQAPSEMHVAQPISSSPPRSSFTPQMDFYDHMAHMGPGRRSRTTSQSSMHMASGRRSRTTSESSTHSAGRERSNSAVKQASPPPPSIPEQPRKEEAKKVKKDSPKKGGGGGWLNWLYRKGKNEAHLPDDKNKSIVWDEDKQKWVDLNEPEEESKPPPPPPSGFPMMPHMPGPGGPAAPPSSGPPVNMFSRKAGTRSRYVDVLNPSRTAKPAGLAPAPADIFAPLAPMPMPANLFVPSSAPDDQQPLEGCEGGNLEQNSPNTSAAPQMFNPTLLPPAPEGPPVPDGSQSGELSRSSSMSSLSREVSQHLNQSHPVQGAAPTGGVTFYNPAQFAQTSAPSGGGHRPGRLGGQRQYPVLK; via the exons ATGCAGCCCCCTCCTCGGACTGGACCTCCAGGGGCCTCAGGCCCTCCTCCGTCTGGACCCAATATGTTCCGCAGGACCAGGCCACACAAGCATACAGCAGCAGCTACTGCCACAATGCCACCCGCTACTCAACCCATGACAGACCCTTTCGCTTTTGTTAGAGCACCTCCTCCTATGGCTGCAGGTGGTCTCCCAACAATACCCAATAGCAACCCACCACCAATGCAAGCCCCACCTAACCCCATGTACTCTCAAGCTTGCTCAGGGTTGCCTCCACAACCACATACACTGGAGGATGTCCCAGCTGCTCCCCCTGGCCCCCCACCATCGTCTCTGCCAGGGGTGACCCTTTTCAACCCTCACAGTGCAGCATCCCCTAGTCTTTTCCAAGCACCCAGTCCCTCAGGATATGCATCCTCCTCACAGAGTGAACAGGGCTACTTCAATTCAAGAGAACAGACACCATCCATGGCCACAGACCCACCACTTGTGGCCTCAGCTCCAGCACCATGCCAGACACCTTTTAACCAAGAATTTCAAGGAcatcctcctcagcctgtgCCCTTCCAGCCTGTGCCTCCCAACGCCACGTCCTCCCAGTGGGCCCCTGATCACGGAAGTCGCCCTCCATCAGTTCAGAACTATTTCCAGCCTACCAGTGACCCTCCACCACAGACTTTTAATTTACCTCAGCAGACCCAGATGTACCCCACCCACACCCCACCACCCCATCATAACACACCCACCCCTCCAACACAACCTGGACATCCTCCGATCCAGGCCCCTCTTCCTATCCAGAACGCTGTAAAGGCCCCTGCTTCCCAGTGGCCTGATCCAAATGCATCGCAACACCAAAATTCCCATTTCCAAACTCAGAGCTACTTCAGTCAGAGCTCTGCACCCCAGGACTCATGGTTCAGCCAACCTCCACAGGATTCTGGCTACCACCAAATGGGGACTGGTCTGGGCCATCCTCAACCCCGGCCTGACTCTGCTGGATCTCAACATGTGCCCAACACAGGCCCTGGGCCTAGTCCTGCCCCTGCCCCAGCCCCATACTCTCAGGAGTCTGGTACACTCTCaatgttcttcaaaaacaatgatgtggaaaatgaagaaacactGGCTGGAGAGAGAAATAAGGCAGTGAATGGTAGTCCTGGATCCTTTCAGCAAAACAGCAGCCCGCAAGCTTACAGTGGCCATGCAGATGCTCCTTTGGATTACCAAGAACCTTCTCTGCAAGATCATTCTCATCTACCATACATGATTGATGGCAACCATGCAACACAGGGAATTGCCCAGAATCCCCCTGATTCCCAGTATGATCATGTGGAGAATTTGGAGTGTGTCCCAAACCAGGAGGTATTACCCAGTGAAACCCTTGGCAGccctgctgctactgctgcccATGGAGTAGACCAATTTGAAACCGGGCCTAACCTTGAGACTCCAGATTCTGTTCCAAGACCAATGAGATCTGCCAGTGTGTCATCCAACTATAGTAATATGAGCCATGGAAGTGGAAGTGGCACTCGTCGGCCTCAGGGAGTAGTAGGTACCTTTATTCAGCAGGAAAGTCCACGTCTCACTGATGAAGCTAACCTGTCTGCTGCCACTGGAGGCTACTTTGAGCAGATTGACACCTCTCCAGCAGGAGATGCGGGTGCGCAACAGAGCTCCTTGGAGCAGATGTGGCCTCCCACACCAAGCCCTCCTAAACCAACTGGTATCTTTCAGGCTAGTGCTAACAGCTCTTTTGAACCTGTGCGATCGCATGGAGTTGGTGTGCGTCCTCCTGAAGTTGATAGGGCTAAAATGGTAGCAGAAGGGGGTGCAGATTCTACACCTGGAAACCTGGAGCAGCCACCAGATAATATGGAAAATATTTATGGTCAAGGGCACCCCCTACCTCCTGGGGCTGTAGGTGGTGCACCGCATGTAACACACCCTATGGTTCATTCTCACTCTCGACCATCATCCCGAGCTTTTGGGGCCAATCGGCCCTGTGAGAGCCCCGCCACAACTCTGTGGGCTCAGAATGATCCTGCTAGCTTGGGAGCTAACATCCTCTTAGCTCCTGCAGCACCGACAGTTCTTGCCCCTTTACGAGAGCCCAGTGCCGACGTCATACAGCCTCCAGAGGATGGCCCGCTGGACCTGCAGCCCTCCCAGAGAATCCAGCCAACTTCACAGCAACACTCAGAGAACCTAGAGAACCCACCAAAGGTGAGTGAGGCAGAGCCAACTGACTCTCAAGGCAACCTGGGCTATGCGTCTCTCCTTTTGTCTGACTCACTCCAGCAGCCTGTTTTGATTGCTCCACCGGTGTCCAATTACAGTGTGATTCCCCCCAGTACGCCTGCTCAAGCAGCCAGTCAAAGTAGCCTTAGGGAATCTACCCCACCTGTGAGATCACTCACACAGGGACAGGGTGTCAGTACCTCTCAACCACCTTCAGTAACCTCCAATCAGAGTCCACTATTTGCCCCTGGACCAATAAGCTTCAGTTCTTCAGTCTCTAATCAGGGGCCACTGAATCTGACCCGAGACAACACAGAAGCGGAAACATCAGATGTCACAGCTCCACCACAGTCTCAGCCAGTCCGACCTCCTCTTTCAAGGGGCCAATCATTGGGTGGAGACAGCCACTCTGCTCTCCAAGTTAATCCGCAGGCTTCTCTTGTGACTGCTACTATATCTAATCATAATCAGCAAGCAAATTATGAACTGCTTGATTTTTCTATGCACCAATCACAATCTCAAAACCAAGCATCTGGCCATCCTTCCTCTTTACATGAGTCTCCGCAATCTAGTAATGGATTTTACCTACAGGTCACCAAAGATGCTCAGCAGGGGTTAAGTGTGAAGGGGAATGCCCCTGTCCAGGCCCCGGCCTCTTCATCTACTCCACAGGCACCACCAACACCCTCCCAAGCAGCCATAAACACCCAGCCGCCACCAGCTGATCCTCCTAAGACATCAGAGTCTCAGTCTGCACTGCAGGGACAAAATATTGCCCCTCCTGTTGCGGTGAGTGGAGCACAACCCTCCCATAGTCAGTATCCAACCCCAGTGCAGGGGCCTGGTGCTGGAAGtggtcctcctcctgctgctgccttccCTCCAGGGCCTCGAGGACCAGTACCTCCAGGAGCTTCCCAGCAAGCTCCTGCAGAGCCACCTCGACCACCCTCCTCTGCAGGCAGCCAGCAAGGCTATGGGCCCCCTGCTCAAGTGCCAGGGCAGATGTATGGTGGCTATTATGGCAATTATGGAGAATATCCAGATGGCAGAGCACCTTATCCTCCTGGCCAGTTCCCTCCTCTGCATGGGGATCCTCGAGCACAGCAATATTATCAA GATGGAGCGTACAGGAACAGAGCAGATTCTTGGTATGGCAGATATGAAGGGCAGCCCTCAACTTATCGTGATCCAAACTACCAGTACAGAGAGCCTCAGCCAGAGCGACCCAGCTCCAGGACCAGTCAGTACTCTGACAGGCCCTCATCCAG GCAAGGCTATCCAGACGATTACCACAGAGCAAACCGAAGTGCCTATAGTGAATATTATGCAGATTACGCCAAGCACTATGATTATGGAG GATACAACTATGGACAGTATGACCCGCGATATAGAGGGTACTATGATCAGTCCTACTGGTCTAATTACGATGACAGCTACAGAGGCAACCACTATAATCAACAGATGTATCATCCCAG GAAAGACGGCTATGATGATCAGTGGCGATACTATCCTGGTTATGATGCCAGTTTTGACGATGATTATCGACGTCGTGGAGAAATGTACGGCGACGAGTTTGACCGACGCAGCATCCACAGCGAGCAGTCGGCACACAGTGTGCACAGCTCTCACAGCCAGCACAGCAGACGGAGCAGCTTCAGCTCACGGTCACAACAG AGCCAGGTTTACAGAAGCCAGCCTGACTTGGTGTCAGCAGTCTATGACACCACATCATCCACTTTGGCTGTGGACTACTCCTATGGACAGTACCCGAACCAGACTGATGCTTCCCAGAACTACAGCCAGTACCTCTATCCCTCTGAGTATACTGCAGACAGCACCTGGATCGCTCCTGAGCAAC CTCCTCCTCGACCTGCGACCCCAGAGAAGTTCACCATACCCCACCGTTGTGCCCGCTTTGGACCTGGTGGTCATCTGGTCCAAGTTCTGCCCAATCTGCCCTCAGCTGGACAGCCTGCTCTGGTTGATATCCACAGCATGGAG ACCATGCTGCAGGACACCCCGGAGCAGGGAGAGCTACGAGCTTTTCCGGGACCTCTTGTTAA GGAGGAGACCCATAAGGTGGACGTGATAAAGTTCTCCCAGAACAAAGCGCTGGAGTGTTCCCGAGACAACAACCTCTTGGACAGGGACTCTGCCCGCCTGCTCTGGGACTTCATTATGCTGCTCTGTAGACAGAACGGG ACTGTAGTCGGCACAGACATCGCTGACCTCTTGCTGAAGGAGCACCGTTCTGTCTGGCTGCCTGGCAAAAGCCCTAATGAAGCCAACTTGATAGATTTTAACAACGAACCGCTTGCACGGGCCGAGGAGGAGCCGGGAGCTGGACCGCTATCCCTCCTGTCTGACACCTTCATGACTGTCCCGGAGAACATTGGCAAGGAAACAGAACGCTtcagggagctgctgctgtttggccGCAAGAAG GATGCACTAGAAGCAGCTATGAAAGGAGGTCTGTGGGGCCACGCTCTGCTGTTGGCCAGTAAAATGGACAACAGGACACACGCTCGTGTCATGACAAG GTTTGCCAACAGTTTGCCCATCAATGACCCTCTCCAGACAGTGTACCAGCTCATGTCAGGGAGGATGCCGGCGTCAGCCACT TGCTGCGGAGAGGAGAAGTGGGGTGACTGGCGCCCTCACCTGGCCATGGTGCTGTctaacctcacacacaccctggacctggacACTCGCACAATCACCACCATGGGTGACACTCTCG CTTCCAAGGGGCTGATCGACGCCGCACACTTCTGCTACTTGATGGCTCAAGTTGGTTTGGGAGttttcacaaagaaaagcaccAAGATGGTTCTGATTGGCTCCAACCACAG tttgtcattttaccAATTTGCAACCAATGAAGCCATCCAGAGGACTGAGGCCTATGAGTACGCTCAGTCTCTGGGCTCCCAGCCGTGCTCACTGCCCAATTTCCAG GTGTTCAAGTTGATCTATGCATGCCGCTTGGCTGAAGCAGGCCTGAGTGCTCAGGCTTTCCACTACTGTGAAGTTATCGCGAGGACTGTCCTCATGCAGCCTTCATActtctcttctgttttcataaGCCAAATCATACAG atATCTGAAAAGCTGCGATTCTTTGATCCACAACTGAAGGAGAAGCCGGAGCAGGAGTTGTTCAATGAGCCTGAATGGCTGATCCACCTGAGACAGCTGGATGGACAGAtcagg AAGGGGGTGATTACATACAATGAAGACAGAACGACTCCCACACAGTTCGACTGCAGCAGCCCCAGCTCTGACTTGGACCAGCCAAGTCCACCTGAACCTTACAGCATGCCTGTGGAGGTAGATGGCCCCACGCCTGACAACCCCCTAATGAGCTCATTACTGCCCGGGCCTCCTCCGCAGGGAGTGCAACTGAtgcctccag CTCCCACCTCCATCCTCCAAGATGGCATGGCCCCGCCTCAGCCGTTACCCTCCAACGATGTGCCCCAGTTCTACCCAGTACCCCCGAGTGGACCACCAGGCCAGATCCCCATCTCAGGCTACCCTCCACAGGATCCTGGCTTTGCCCCTCCTCCCTTCCAGCCTCAACCTGAGCAGCAAGAAATGTACCCAGGAGCCCATCAGCAGCagttcccccctcctcttcaaATGGGCCAAATGTCTCCCCACATGCCCCTTCAGGTGCCACATTCACCTGTACAGATGAACAACCCCCCACCCCAGATGCCTCACCACATGCCGCCGTCTCCCGGGCATATGCCACCTGTAGAGCAGCTGTCCCAGGCGCCATCAGAGATGCACGTTGCTCAGCCAATATCATCCTCCCCTCCCAGAAGCTCCTTCACACCGCAGATGGACTTCTACGACCATATGGCTCACATG GGTCCTGGGAGGAGATCAAGGACTACTTCACAATCTTCAATGCATAtg gCTTCAGGACGTCGCTCTCGCACCACCTCTGAATCTTCCACTCACTCTGCCGGACGAGAGCGGAGCAACTCTGCTGTCAAGCAggcctctccacctccaccttcaaTTCCTGAACAGCCCCGCAAAGAAGAGGCTAAGAAAGTCAAGAAAGACTCGCCCAAAAAG ggtggtggtggtggctggCTGAACTGGCTCTATAGGAAGGGGAAGAATGAGGCTCACTTGccagatgacaaaaacaaatct ATTGTGTGGGATGAAGACAAGCAGAAATGGGTCGACTTGAACGAGCCTGAAGAGGAG AGTAAgccccctccaccaccccccTCTGGCTTCCCCATGATGCCTCACATGCCTGGCCCTGGAGGGCCTGCTGCACCCCCGAGTAGTGGTCCTCCTGTCAACATGTTCTCCAGGAAAGCAG GCACGAGGAGCAGATATGTGGATGTTCTGAACCCCAGCAGGACCGCGAAACCGGCCGGATTAGCTCCTGCTCCGGCAGACATCTTTGCTCCTTTGGCACCAATGCCCATGCCTGCAAACCTATTTGTGCCTAGTTCAG CTCCTGACGATCAACAACCTCTAGAGGGCTGTGAAGGAGGAAATCTGGAGCAGAATTCACCAAACACCAGCGCTGCTCCACAG ATGTTCAACCCCACACTGCTACCACCTGCCCCAGAGGGTCCTCCAGTGCCTGATGGCTCACAGTCTGGAGAG CTCTCGCGTTCTAGCTCAATGAGCTCTTTATCACGCGAAGTGAGTCAGCATTTAAACCAG AGTCATCCTGTCCAGGGCGCTGCACCCACTGGAGGCGTCACCTTTTATAACCCTGCACAGTTTGCACAG ACGAGTGCACCATCAGGAGGTGGACACCGCCCTGGTCGTTTGGGCGGTCAGCGCCAGTACCCAGTGTTGAAGTAA